DNA sequence from the Chitinophaga flava genome:
TATACCACTCCACCTCCGACGAATTACATTCCGTAAGGGTGGCAGACAATATGTATATGGACCACAACTATGTGGACACCATCTGGAAAAAGATACTGGACAGCAAAGTAACCCCACATCCGGGTTATGTTTACAGTGATCTGGACTTCCTTTTCCTGGGTAAGATTGTAGAAGCGGTGAGTGGGAAAAAATTAAACCAGTATGTGATGGAAACGTTCTATAAACCGTTAGGACTGTCTTCCACCGGATTTTTGCCAAGAGAAAGATTTCCACTGTCCCGTTTGGTACCTACAGAACATGAGCGTTCTTTCCGGATGCAGCTGCTCCGTGGTGATGTACACGACCCGGGCGCAGCCATGCTGGGTGGTGTAGCCGGACATGCCGGCCTGTTTTCCAACGCGCATGACCTCGGTGTGATCATGCAGATGTTGCTGAATAACGGCTCCTTTAACGGCGTACAGTATATCAAACCCGAAACAGTACGGTTGTTTACTGCCTACAACAGCAGTATCAGCCGTCGCGGGCTGGGCTTCGATAAACCGGAGAAAGACAACAATACCCGCCGGGAAAGTTATCCATCCAAACTTACCTCCGGTGCTACCTTTGGCCATACCGGATTTACCGGTACCTGCGTATGGGCCGACCCAACCAGCAAAATGGTGTTCATCTTCCTGAGCAACAGGGTTTACCCTGATGGTGGTTCCAATACTAAACTGTCCACCCTCAATACCAGGGGCAAAATGATGGATGTAGTATATGAAGCCATGCAGCTGTAACGGTGATGGATATGATGTAAGTGATGGATATGATATAGATGATATTAAAAAGCGGCGGAGATCATAAGTATGATCTCCGCCGCTTTTTAAATAACCAATTAACCAAATCAGAAAGTAATCAGGTCAAAATTATTTTTCTACAGAAACGAGTCTGTTGACCATTGTTTGTGTTTTGATGCCAATGGATTTTTCTGCTACTTTGTTTTTACCGTTTCTGATTTCGAAGATGTATTGACCATCTTCCAGAGACTGCAGGTTGTAGCGTGCTTCGAATCTAACAGTTGCAGGTAATACTTCCCGGTGAAGGGTATTGTTAAAGCTGTCCTTAATATAAAGTGTCAGCTTCTCGTTATCAGGATTAGTGACAGCCAGGGTAAAGTTCAGAGATTCTTTTACCGGTTGGGAGATTTCCACTTCCAGGTCCTTTTTGGGGGCTTCGGATGAAGGCTGCTCAGCGACGAATCTGTTGTTGTAAGCAAATGATTTGTCCTGCGCATGCATGGTTATAAAGGGAATGAGGATAGCGGCTAATACTAATATCGTTGCTTTGGGTACTAAAACAAAACGTAAGTGTTTCATGACATTATCTTTTTTAATGTTGTCTTTTGCTTTTTTAAATCTGGGCCGTATTAGCTAATACAATGGTGCCGTTGTTAATTTTCAATGCAAAGCTCCGATGTCAGCGTTAACAGAATATTACGCGATTGTTAAAAGAATGTGAGTATTTCGGGAGTGGTAAATCACTATTTTTGCAACGTTTATGGAAACAACAGTTAATATTAAGAATAACCGCCCGGTGGCTATCTGGCTTTATATAGGAGTGGGCATGCTGGTGATTCAGGTCTTATTGGGAGGGCTGACCCGTTTAACCGGTTCCGGCCTGTCGATTACAGAGTGGCAACCTTTACTGGGCGCATTCCCGCCAATGAATGAGGCAGCCTGGGAAAAAGCCTTCGATGGATATAAGCAGATTGCGCAGTACAAATATGTCAACAATCATTTCACCTTATCAGATTTTAAGTTTATCTATTTCTGGGAATGGTTCCACCGTGATTGGGCACGACTGATCGGGTTCGTATTTATAATTCCGTTTATCTATTTCATTATCAAGAAGAAGATCGACAAGAGTATGATCAATCCTTTGATTGTGCTTTTTGTGCTGGGTGGTCTTCAGGGGGCTATTGGCTGGATCATGGTAAAGAGTGGTCTGAACGATGAAAACCTGTATGTTAGCCATATCCGCCTGGCAATACACTTTATGTCGGCGCTGGTGCTCCTGTGTTACCTGTTCTGGTTTGCCCTTAAAATAAGCATTCCGTCTGCTGAAGTCCTGAAAGTGCCTTCCTTGAAACGTTTGAACATATGGTTGCTCGTACTGGTAACAGTACAGCTTATATACGGAGCCTTTATGGCTGGCCTTCATGCTGCTCTGGTAGCTAATACCTGGCCGGATATTAACGGGGCCTGGGTGCCTGCGGGGATGTTTACCCAGGGGGGATTTTTTACTGATATTGTCC
Encoded proteins:
- a CDS encoding COX15/CtaA family protein, with translation METTVNIKNNRPVAIWLYIGVGMLVIQVLLGGLTRLTGSGLSITEWQPLLGAFPPMNEAAWEKAFDGYKQIAQYKYVNNHFTLSDFKFIYFWEWFHRDWARLIGFVFIIPFIYFIIKKKIDKSMINPLIVLFVLGGLQGAIGWIMVKSGLNDENLYVSHIRLAIHFMSALVLLCYLFWFALKISIPSAEVLKVPSLKRLNIWLLVLVTVQLIYGAFMAGLHAALVANTWPDINGAWVPAGMFTQGGFFTDIVHNAITIQFIHRGLAYLITILVATWWWKSAQIPANSLLHGIRYLPLLLVLLQVLLGVLTLLNSQVKIPITYGILHQCVGMLLLLSLVWTLYLSRARQ